ACGGAGTGAAAGCATGGATTACCATAATGGAAGGGTGCAACAACTATTGCAGTTACTGCATTGTCCCATATGTTAGGGGAAGAGAGAGGAGCAGACCTGCGGAACAGATAATTGAAGAGGTGGAACGACTCGCGAAAGAAGGTTACCGGGAGTTCACATTGCTAGGGCAGAATGTTAATTCATATATGTCCCACTCTCAAATTGAATGTGATTTTACAGGCCTCCTTGAGAGGCTCAACAAAATAGATGAAGTGCTCCGCATAAGGTTTGTCACATCCCATCCAAAAGATTTCGGAGAAAGACTGATATATGCAATGAGAGACCTTGAAAAGGTGTGCAGGAATATTCATCTCCCTGTCCAGTGCGGGTCAAGTAAAGTGCTTCAGATGATGAACCGCGGATATACCCGCGAAGAGTACATGGATAATATAAAGTTGTTAAGGGAGATAATTCCTGATGTGGGAATTACTACTGACATCATTGTGGGTTTTTCCGGAGAGACCGAGGCTGATTTCGAAGAGACCGTAAGCATACTTCGCGAGATACGTTATGATTCCATCTTTTCATTTAACTATTCACCGAGAAAACCTGCCGCAAGCGCTAAATTTCTGGATGATGTTTCACCTTCCGAAAAAAGCAGAAGGCTTGACATTGTGCAGACGCTTCAGAAAAAAATAACACTTGAAAAGAACATCGCCCTTGAAGGTGAAGTTGAGTCTGTCCTTGTTGACGGCAAAAGCAAAAGGGCGGATGATGAGTTGATGGGACGCACAGAGCAGAACCGCGTTGTCAATTTTTCAGGAAGTCAATCAATGCTTGGAAGAATTGTTAAAGTAAAAATCCTTCAAGGTCACAGCAATAGCCTGAAGGGGGAAATAGTTTAAGTAGTTTAATAATTGTTACTTTGAATTAATCCTGTTCTCCAATACCCCGATTCCCTCAATCTCGACCTGTACTACATCACTTGGTTTAAGCTCTCCTACTCCGCAGGGGGTACCTGTGATTATCACATCTCCTGGAAGAAGTGTCATTATGCAGGAGATGAAG
The DNA window shown above is from Candidatus Schekmanbacteria bacterium and carries:
- the miaB gene encoding tRNA (N6-isopentenyl adenosine(37)-C2)-methylthiotransferase MiaB translates to MKYHIETFGCQMNDHDSERLAGMLVGEGHSMAESLSEADIVILNTCCIREKAEHKVFSEIGKLSKMKDRGKNMLIGVCGCIAQKEKGRIIKKFPNVDIVFGTMNISSLPDILRRVKNEKKVVDVREETAATVTETPLLRSDGVKAWITIMEGCNNYCSYCIVPYVRGRERSRPAEQIIEEVERLAKEGYREFTLLGQNVNSYMSHSQIECDFTGLLERLNKIDEVLRIRFVTSHPKDFGERLIYAMRDLEKVCRNIHLPVQCGSSKVLQMMNRGYTREEYMDNIKLLREIIPDVGITTDIIVGFSGETEADFEETVSILREIRYDSIFSFNYSPRKPAASAKFLDDVSPSEKSRRLDIVQTLQKKITLEKNIALEGEVESVLVDGKSKRADDELMGRTEQNRVVNFSGSQSMLGRIVKVKILQGHSNSLKGEIV